One window of Caldicoprobacter guelmensis genomic DNA carries:
- a CDS encoding ArsR/SmtB family transcription factor — protein sequence MSLIKVIKALSDETRLRILNLLRYGELCVCEIETILGITQSNVSRHLNRLMYANIVDFYKKAQYVYYRINEDTLKKYSFIRDILENELIKEELYKADLERLRQYRESKLSCDDLRRNKVYFEKESQNLFVEEDKGL from the coding sequence ATGAGCCTAATAAAGGTAATAAAAGCATTGTCTGACGAAACACGGCTGCGAATTTTAAACTTATTAAGGTACGGCGAGTTATGTGTATGCGAAATTGAGACAATTCTAGGCATTACTCAATCTAATGTCTCGCGACACCTTAATAGGTTGATGTATGCCAATATAGTTGACTTTTACAAGAAGGCACAGTATGTCTATTATAGGATTAATGAGGATACATTAAAGAAGTACAGTTTTATTAGAGATATATTAGAAAATGAGCTGATTAAGGAGGAATTATATAAAGCGGATTTGGAAAGATTGAGACAGTATAGGGAAAGCAAGCTTTCCTGTGATGACTTAAGGCGGAATAAGGTTTATTTTGAGAAGGAGAGTCAAAATTTATTTGTCGAGGAAGATAAGGGCTTATAA
- the arsB gene encoding ACR3 family arsenite efflux transporter — MENSNIKANTKGLGFFEKYLTIWVILCIIAGILIGKYIPSIPETLNKFEYYNVSIPVAILIWLMIYPMMLKIDFGSVVNATKKPKGLIVTCVTNWLIKPFTMYLIAAFFLKVVFKAFIPENLATEYLAGAVLLGAAPCTAMVFVWSYLTKGDAAYTLVQVAVNDLIILFAFTPIVAFLLGVSNVMVPYGTLILSTVLFVVIPLTAGYLTRKYVIKNKGIEYFENQFLKKFDNTTIVGLLLTLIIIFSFQGEIIINNPVHILLIAVPLTIQTFFIFGIAYGWAKAWKLPHNIAAPAAMIGASNFFELAVAVAISLFGLQSGAALATVVGVLTEVPIMLTLVKIANSTRHWFIE, encoded by the coding sequence ATGGAAAACAGCAATATCAAAGCAAATACCAAAGGATTGGGATTTTTTGAAAAGTACCTCACCATATGGGTCATATTGTGTATTATAGCAGGCATACTTATTGGGAAGTATATACCATCCATACCCGAAACGCTAAATAAGTTCGAGTACTATAATGTTTCCATACCGGTGGCAATATTGATATGGCTCATGATTTATCCCATGATGCTCAAGATAGATTTTGGCAGCGTGGTCAATGCAACCAAGAAGCCCAAAGGGCTTATAGTGACCTGCGTAACAAACTGGCTTATTAAGCCGTTTACCATGTATTTGATAGCGGCCTTCTTTTTAAAAGTCGTATTTAAGGCATTTATACCTGAGAACCTTGCTACAGAATATCTGGCAGGAGCCGTGTTGCTTGGAGCAGCGCCTTGTACGGCGATGGTGTTTGTCTGGAGTTATTTAACCAAAGGCGATGCTGCATATACTTTGGTACAGGTGGCCGTTAACGACCTTATAATCCTGTTTGCTTTCACTCCCATTGTAGCGTTTTTATTGGGTGTAAGCAACGTTATGGTGCCCTATGGTACCTTGATACTGTCTACCGTACTTTTTGTGGTTATTCCTTTAACAGCAGGATACTTGACAAGAAAGTATGTTATTAAAAATAAGGGAATCGAATATTTTGAAAATCAGTTTTTGAAAAAGTTTGACAATACCACTATAGTAGGGTTGCTTCTCACTTTGATCATTATTTTCTCCTTCCAGGGTGAAATAATCATAAACAATCCAGTGCACATATTGCTTATAGCAGTACCGTTGACCATACAGACCTTCTTCATATTCGGTATTGCATATGGGTGGGCAAAGGCGTGGAAGTTACCCCATAACATCGCAGCACCAGCAGCAATGATTGGCGCCAGCAACTTTTTCGAGTTAGCTGTCGCAGTTGCAATTTCACTTTTTGGCCTTCAGTCGGGTGCGGCACTGGCCACGGTGGTGGGGGTACTGACGGAAGTTCCCATTATGTTAACCCTCGTTAAGATAGCCAACAGCACAAGACATTGGTTCATAGAATAA
- a CDS encoding phosphotriesterase family protein, whose amino-acid sequence MKRLITTLGERNSEEMGFILSHEHVFVDLRTWDTPGYAEADVDHVVRQVAPALVKAKGSGITAIVECSTVGVGRRADIVKAVSEAASFPILVPTGVYREPWIPRWVHDAEEQELKEWMEGELNGDIEGSGVRAGWIKLSAGDEGLTECEKKVLRAAAKAGVATNAVIGSHTIKGSVVKEQLDIIEKAGYEANRFIWIHAQAETDFEIHLEVARRGAWISYDGIGVGNEELYINLIRRMLDAGYGKRILLSQDRVGYMCGQPEGNYPQPYTYICDQFLPKLHLAGIDKNTINEIMTVNPFNAFAR is encoded by the coding sequence ATGAAAAGGCTTATTACAACTCTTGGAGAGAGAAATTCTGAAGAGATGGGATTTATACTTTCCCATGAGCATGTGTTTGTTGACCTGCGAACATGGGATACTCCCGGATACGCTGAGGCAGACGTTGACCATGTTGTAAGGCAGGTTGCACCCGCGTTGGTTAAAGCAAAGGGATCGGGAATAACGGCTATTGTGGAATGTTCAACCGTAGGGGTTGGCAGACGGGCTGATATTGTCAAAGCCGTATCCGAGGCAGCATCATTCCCTATACTGGTTCCCACGGGGGTATACAGAGAACCGTGGATCCCACGTTGGGTACATGATGCCGAGGAACAAGAGCTGAAAGAATGGATGGAAGGTGAACTTAACGGGGACATTGAAGGAAGCGGTGTCCGGGCCGGTTGGATCAAGCTGAGCGCGGGTGATGAGGGACTAACAGAATGCGAAAAAAAGGTTTTGAGGGCAGCGGCAAAAGCAGGAGTTGCCACAAACGCGGTTATAGGCAGCCATACCATAAAAGGCAGTGTGGTGAAAGAGCAGCTGGATATAATTGAAAAAGCGGGATATGAGGCAAACCGTTTCATCTGGATCCATGCACAGGCCGAGACAGATTTTGAAATTCATCTTGAGGTGGCAAGAAGAGGGGCATGGATTAGCTATGACGGCATTGGTGTCGGAAATGAGGAGCTATATATTAATCTTATAAGAAGGATGCTTGATGCAGGTTACGGGAAGAGAATACTGTTAAGTCAGGACAGAGTTGGGTATATGTGTGGCCAGCCTGAGGGGAATTATCCCCAGCCTTATACATATATTTGTGACCAATTTCTGCCCAAACTGCATCTTGCAGGAATTGATAAAAATACCATTAATGAGATTATGACGGTGAATCCGTTTAATGCATTTGCAAGATAG
- a CDS encoding ArsR/SmtB family transcription factor, producing MNKLLNQQANQFKALSDEFRLRILLYLYLNGEKCVCDICKFFNMGQSNISYHLKLLSDANLINKKRVAVWNYYSLNTESNLYPYLCEIFRNISQEELIENVANG from the coding sequence ATGAATAAGTTATTAAACCAGCAGGCCAATCAATTTAAAGCTCTTTCCGATGAATTCCGATTAAGAATTCTCTTGTATTTATATTTAAACGGAGAGAAATGCGTATGTGATATTTGCAAGTTTTTTAATATGGGTCAATCGAATATTTCGTATCACTTAAAATTGCTTTCCGATGCAAATTTAATCAACAAAAAGCGGGTGGCAGTCTGGAACTATTATTCCTTAAACACCGAGAGTAACCTTTATCCTTATCTGTGTGAAATATTCAGAAATATAAGTCAGGAGGAATTGATAGAAAATGTTGCCAACGGTTAA
- a CDS encoding DUF2703 domain-containing protein: MRCCETRLNSNCCNITCGCGEQNDNVKKKKIVIDFMYLDLNVCERCKGTEGSLEEAVSDVAKVLELTGAEVVVNKIHIDSEEKAIQYRFKSSPTIRINGKDVQLEVRESLCESCGDLCGDEVDCRVWVYNGKEYTVPPKAMIIDAILKEVYGGNSSSDIDRNKEEAYELPENLKRFFKAMREKGKR, from the coding sequence ATGAGGTGTTGTGAAACTCGGTTAAATAGCAATTGTTGCAATATAACTTGCGGATGTGGGGAACAAAATGATAACGTAAAAAAGAAAAAAATTGTAATCGATTTTATGTACTTGGATCTAAACGTATGTGAAAGGTGTAAAGGGACCGAGGGGAGCCTTGAAGAAGCTGTTTCCGATGTTGCGAAAGTGCTTGAATTGACAGGAGCCGAAGTTGTTGTAAACAAAATTCACATCGATAGTGAAGAAAAGGCTATACAATACAGATTTAAGAGTTCGCCTACCATCCGAATTAACGGGAAAGATGTACAGTTGGAAGTTAGAGAGTCCCTTTGCGAATCATGCGGTGATTTATGTGGCGATGAGGTTGACTGCCGTGTATGGGTATATAATGGCAAGGAATATACTGTTCCACCTAAGGCTATGATAATCGACGCAATACTGAAAGAGGTATATGGTGGTAATAGCTCATCGGATATCGATAGGAACAAAGAAGAAGCGTATGAGCTTCCGGAAAATCTCAAAAGATTTTTTAAAGCAATGCGGGAAAAGGGCAAAAGATAA
- a CDS encoding permease, with product MLPTVNLLDTGKVFLTIMGELILLFIGISFLVALIQRYISKEKIKRILSAPRKGLNSILGAVLGAVTPFCSCSTIPILVGLFKSGAPFCGAISFLMSSPILNPAIIALFLTFFGLKVTVVYMVFTFIFAVIIGIFLDKLGMEKEVKRVTIKGEMQEEITYDKLEGSFLEKNKMVIKSALTDAIGLFKQVFPYLLIGAGIGAFIYGFVPESLIIKVAGKSNLYSVPIAAIIGIPMYIRTETMIPIAQVLVSKGMSYGTVMALIIGGAGASIPELLLLSSICKKKMVIAFVVSIFVVATVTGYVFNIII from the coding sequence ATGTTGCCAACGGTTAATTTGCTGGATACGGGAAAAGTATTTCTTACCATAATGGGGGAGCTTATACTTCTTTTTATCGGCATAAGTTTTCTGGTGGCCCTTATTCAAAGATATATATCGAAGGAGAAAATAAAAAGGATTCTTTCGGCACCTAGAAAGGGTTTAAATAGCATTCTTGGTGCAGTACTTGGCGCTGTGACACCCTTTTGTTCATGTTCAACAATACCCATTTTGGTAGGATTATTTAAAAGCGGAGCGCCGTTTTGTGGTGCAATATCTTTCCTTATGTCTTCACCCATACTAAATCCTGCGATTATAGCATTATTTCTTACATTTTTCGGCCTTAAGGTAACGGTTGTTTATATGGTATTTACCTTTATATTTGCTGTAATCATAGGCATTTTCCTTGATAAGCTTGGCATGGAAAAGGAAGTTAAAAGAGTGACAATTAAAGGGGAAATGCAGGAAGAAATTACTTATGATAAACTTGAGGGATCGTTTTTGGAAAAGAACAAAATGGTGATTAAGTCTGCATTGACTGATGCTATAGGATTGTTTAAACAGGTGTTTCCGTATCTATTGATTGGAGCTGGCATTGGAGCGTTCATCTACGGATTTGTTCCAGAAAGTCTGATAATCAAAGTGGCGGGGAAATCAAATTTGTATTCAGTACCCATTGCTGCAATTATCGGTATTCCAATGTATATCCGAACTGAAACGATGATACCCATTGCTCAGGTGTTGGTTTCAAAGGGTATGAGTTACGGCACGGTAATGGCGCTGATTATAGGTGGAGCGGGGGCAAGCATTCCAGAGCTGTTGCTTTTAAGTTCAATTTGTAAGAAGAAAATGGTGATTGCTTTTGTGGTATCTATCTTCGTGGTGGCCACTGTTACAGGATATGTATTTAATATAATCATATAA
- a CDS encoding HEPN domain-containing protein: MKYKEWFEMAKKDIRSTEILYEHDGDNGIICFHCQQAIEKYLKGFLIYAAGELLEGHNLVRLCKKAMAYNKDLGEFIKDMAFVNT, encoded by the coding sequence ATGAAATATAAGGAATGGTTTGAAATGGCGAAAAAGGATATAAGAAGTACCGAAATTTTGTATGAGCATGATGGTGATAATGGCATAATATGTTTTCATTGTCAACAAGCTATAGAGAAATATCTAAAGGGTTTTCTTATATATGCTGCGGGAGAGCTTTTGGAAGGGCATAATTTGGTTAGGCTTTGCAAAAAGGCTATGGCTTATAATAAGGATTTAGGTGAATTTATTAAGGACATGGCTTTTGTGAATACATAA
- a CDS encoding nucleotidyltransferase domain-containing protein has protein sequence MYHYDEIEKIKNQIINKYNPDDIILFGSCAKGLAKRDSDIDICVILDTPDKRQTLREMLVDIEYDVDLDIVIYTPFEWSRYKDDKTSFANIIRRTGVSLLG, from the coding sequence ATGTATCATTATGATGAGATTGAAAAGATAAAAAACCAGATTATAAATAAGTACAATCCAGATGATATTATTCTTTTTGGTTCATGCGCGAAAGGGTTGGCCAAGCGGGATAGTGACATAGATATTTGTGTAATCTTGGATACACCTGATAAGAGGCAAACATTAAGAGAGATGCTTGTTGATATAGAATATGACGTTGATTTGGATATAGTCATATATACTCCTTTCGAGTGGTCAAGATATAAGGATGATAAGACAAGCTTTGCAAATATTATAAGAAGGACTGGGGTGAGTTTACTTGGTTGA
- a CDS encoding right-handed parallel beta-helix repeat-containing protein has product MEYHVAKNGSDQGKGTLQDPFLTINKAASVAMPGDTVIVHEGVYREWVKPKYKGLSDKRRITYKAAEGERVVIKGSERIQTWQHVEGNIWKCVLPNSFFGDFNPYKEEIFGDWLITVEEKKHLGEVYLNGMSFYEVSSYEQLLNPQVRTEVLDHWTKKVVPVHNPEQTKYVWYAEVDAEKTTIYANFHGANPNEEFVEINVRRSCFYPTETGIDYITVKGFEMAHAATPWAPPTADQPGLIGPNWSKGWIIEDNIIHDAKCSAISIGKEGTTGHLYRSIRKDKPGYQYQLEAVFSAERSGWSKEKIGSHIIRNNVIYDCGQNAIVGHLGCVFSKIYNNHIYNIGIKREFYGHEIAGIKLHAAIDVQIYHNRIHNCSLGLWLDWEAQGTRVSKNLFYHNNRDLFVEVSHGPYVVDNNILASEYAIDNMSQGGAYINNLIAGKMVHRKVLNRSTQYHLPHSTKVAGFAFVYGGDDRFYNNIFIGKEGLENVGTSHYNGYTTSLEEYIEKVHERHGDVEVFQMVEQPVYINKNAYFNGAEPFEREKEKLVDRDFDPKLSIIDKGEEVYLSCQLPDSFEDIAGEIHSTKTLERVRIVDAEFENPDGSELILDTDFLDNRRCENSPIGPITLLKKGNNYIRVW; this is encoded by the coding sequence ATGGAGTATCATGTAGCAAAAAACGGCTCAGATCAAGGCAAAGGAACTTTGCAAGACCCATTTTTAACCATAAATAAAGCTGCTTCTGTTGCCATGCCTGGTGACACCGTTATAGTTCATGAAGGAGTATATCGAGAATGGGTCAAGCCTAAGTATAAAGGGTTGAGCGACAAAAGGAGAATCACCTACAAAGCAGCAGAAGGTGAAAGAGTAGTTATCAAGGGCTCTGAGCGGATTCAAACCTGGCAGCATGTGGAAGGGAATATATGGAAGTGCGTGCTGCCCAATTCCTTTTTTGGTGACTTCAACCCCTATAAGGAAGAGATATTTGGAGACTGGCTTATTACAGTGGAGGAAAAGAAGCATTTGGGCGAGGTATACCTAAATGGCATGTCCTTTTATGAGGTCAGCAGTTATGAGCAATTGCTCAATCCACAGGTCAGGACAGAGGTGCTGGATCATTGGACTAAAAAAGTTGTTCCTGTTCACAACCCGGAACAGACAAAATATGTGTGGTATGCTGAAGTAGACGCTGAGAAGACAACAATTTATGCAAATTTTCATGGTGCTAATCCCAATGAGGAATTTGTTGAAATCAATGTACGCAGGTCTTGTTTCTATCCCACCGAAACAGGTATAGATTATATAACTGTTAAGGGTTTCGAGATGGCACATGCAGCCACGCCATGGGCACCCCCCACAGCTGACCAACCGGGTCTAATTGGCCCAAATTGGAGTAAGGGTTGGATAATTGAAGACAATATTATCCATGATGCCAAATGCAGCGCTATCAGCATCGGCAAAGAAGGCACAACGGGGCACCTCTACCGTTCCATCCGAAAGGACAAACCCGGGTATCAATACCAGTTGGAAGCTGTTTTCAGCGCTGAACGCAGTGGCTGGTCCAAAGAAAAGATAGGGTCACATATTATCCGAAATAATGTGATTTACGACTGCGGTCAAAATGCAATTGTGGGCCACTTAGGATGTGTGTTCAGCAAGATCTATAATAATCATATTTATAACATCGGTATAAAACGTGAATTTTATGGTCATGAAATTGCAGGCATAAAGCTGCACGCTGCTATTGATGTGCAGATTTACCATAACCGCATTCATAATTGCTCTTTAGGGTTATGGTTGGATTGGGAAGCCCAGGGGACAAGGGTGAGCAAAAACCTGTTTTATCACAACAACAGGGATTTGTTTGTAGAGGTAAGCCATGGGCCTTACGTGGTGGATAATAATATATTGGCTTCTGAATATGCTATTGATAATATGTCCCAGGGCGGTGCTTATATAAACAATTTAATCGCCGGAAAGATGGTTCATCGTAAAGTGTTAAATCGTTCTACACAGTATCATCTTCCGCATAGCACAAAGGTTGCAGGTTTTGCATTTGTCTACGGTGGGGACGATCGTTTTTATAACAATATATTCATTGGGAAAGAAGGGTTAGAAAATGTAGGCACTTCCCATTATAACGGTTATACCACTTCTTTAGAAGAGTATATAGAAAAGGTCCACGAAAGACACGGCGATGTTGAAGTATTTCAAATGGTTGAACAGCCGGTTTATATCAACAAAAATGCATACTTCAATGGGGCTGAGCCTTTTGAAAGGGAAAAAGAGAAGTTAGTTGATAGAGACTTTGATCCAAAGCTCAGCATCATCGATAAAGGAGAAGAGGTCTATCTTTCCTGCCAGCTGCCTGACAGCTTTGAGGACATTGCAGGGGAGATTCACTCAACAAAGACGTTGGAGAGAGTACGTATTGTTGATGCTGAGTTTGAAAATCCCGATGGAAGTGAATTAATTCTAGATACCGATTTTCTAGATAACAGGAGATGTGAAAATAGTCCAATAGGTCCTATTACACTTTTGAAAAAAGGCAATAATTATATCAGAGTCTGGTAA
- the sigZ gene encoding RNA polymerase sigma factor SigZ — protein sequence MSDDVGILWEELSPKLKTFILKKVGNRQDAEDILQDVFLKICSNIDQIKDSGRIYAWIYQITRNTIADYYRAKRDTIEISDLSETDITDSDEGEMINELVLCLKSILESLPGKYKQAVKLTELGGLTQKELARKLGMSISGAKSRVQRGKAMLKKKFLECCKFQFDVYGNIIEYQHKEDNCKYC from the coding sequence ATGAGCGATGATGTTGGTATTTTGTGGGAGGAGTTAAGCCCCAAGCTGAAAACCTTTATTTTAAAAAAAGTAGGAAACAGACAGGATGCGGAAGATATCCTCCAGGATGTGTTTTTGAAAATATGCTCAAACATTGACCAGATAAAGGATAGTGGTAGAATATATGCATGGATATATCAAATAACAAGAAATACAATTGCCGATTATTATAGGGCCAAAAGAGATACGATTGAAATCTCGGACTTATCCGAAACGGATATAACTGATAGTGATGAAGGTGAAATGATTAATGAATTGGTGTTATGCCTTAAAAGTATACTCGAGAGCCTTCCGGGTAAATATAAGCAGGCTGTTAAGCTGACAGAATTAGGTGGTTTGACACAAAAAGAACTGGCTAGGAAACTCGGAATGTCCATATCAGGAGCTAAGTCGAGAGTTCAACGCGGGAAAGCCATGCTGAAGAAGAAGTTTCTTGAGTGCTGTAAGTTTCAATTTGATGTGTATGGCAACATTATTGAATATCAGCATAAAGAGGACAATTGTAAGTACTGCTAG
- a CDS encoding alpha/beta hydrolase, with protein sequence MKNKIGCLLIHGLGGRPAEVAPLAKYMQARGITTFSAQLKGHTGNKSDLQGVSYREWIESGERAFEQLSRFCQDIFIVGFSMGGLIAANLPHSHNIKGVITVNTPIYPVNFSSMVKNLVDDLKAGKFDYLRSCILSSIKIPFSALIEFLKLLNNTKFKFKDLCYPLFVAQAMEDDVVLPKSALYIYHNTNSPNKIIKFYQRANHFICHSPIAGELFNDIQTFIEQHS encoded by the coding sequence ATGAAAAATAAAATTGGTTGTTTATTAATACACGGCCTGGGAGGAAGACCGGCCGAAGTTGCTCCTTTGGCCAAATACATGCAAGCAAGGGGAATCACCACCTTTTCAGCGCAGTTAAAAGGACACACCGGCAACAAAAGTGACTTACAGGGTGTTTCATATCGTGAGTGGATCGAATCGGGGGAAAGAGCGTTTGAGCAATTAAGCAGATTTTGTCAAGATATATTTATAGTAGGTTTTTCAATGGGTGGACTGATTGCCGCAAATTTACCCCATTCCCACAACATTAAAGGCGTCATTACCGTAAACACCCCTATATACCCTGTAAATTTCAGCAGTATGGTCAAAAATTTAGTGGATGACCTAAAGGCAGGGAAATTTGATTATCTAAGGTCCTGTATCCTATCCTCCATCAAAATCCCTTTCTCAGCTTTAATAGAATTTCTGAAACTCTTAAACAATACAAAATTCAAATTTAAGGATTTATGCTATCCTTTATTTGTGGCTCAGGCAATGGAAGATGATGTAGTGCTACCCAAAAGTGCTTTGTATATCTATCATAATACCAATTCACCAAACAAAATTATAAAGTTTTATCAGAGAGCCAATCATTTTATATGCCACAGCCCCATTGCAGGCGAACTTTTCAACGATATACAAACTTTCATTGAGCAGCACAGTTAA